A single Sylvia atricapilla isolate bSylAtr1 chromosome 11, bSylAtr1.pri, whole genome shotgun sequence DNA region contains:
- the NINJ1 gene encoding ninjurin-1 codes for MDSGSETHELNGTAEGADSAAEAQRRSWFQRNRPMNINHYANKKSAAESMLDIALLMANASQLKAVMEQGPSFSFYVPLIVLISLSLTLQIIVGVLLIFLVKYDLNNPAKHGKLNFLNNLATGLVFIIVVVNIFITAFGVQKPVAESASRQ; via the exons ATGGACTCCGGCAGCGAGACCCACGAGCTCAACGGGACGGCGGAGGGCGCGGACTCGGCGGCCGAGGCGCAG CGCAGGTCGTGGTTCCAAAGGAACAGACCCATGAACATCAACCACTACGCCAACAAGAAGAGCGCGGCCGAGAGCATGCTGGACATCGCCCTGCTGATGGCCAACGCCTCCCAGCTCAAAGCCGTCATGGAGCAGGGGCCCTCCTTCTCCTTCTACGTCCCGCTCATCGTTCTCATCAGCCTGTCCCTCACCCTGCAGATCATAGTGGGAGTGCTCCTGATATTCCTTG TGAAATACGACCTTAACAACCCTGCAAAACATGGAAAGCTGAATTTCCTCAACAACCTTGCAACTGGACTAGTATTCATTATAGTAGTTGTGAATATTTTTATCACTGCCTTTGGAGTGCAGAAACCAGTTGCTGAGTCAGCCTCAAGACAGTAA
- the CARD19 gene encoding caspase recruitment domain-containing protein 19 isoform X10: MMLYRSYQSYCHRLQHDMYFLTSTSRLNEQVVDKIVLQLNRVYPQILTNEEAEKFRNPKASLHTRFSDLLKHLQKKGDRHCQEFYRALQINAEQLFNDLPSRKILSPVFFLACFSVAAGLALFWYCCNSEHVHESLVHQWALRHNQRQS; this comes from the exons ATCAGTCGTACTGTCATCGGCTGCAGCATGACATGTATTTCCTCACAAGCACCAGCCGTCTGAATGAGCAAGTGGTCGACAAAATTGTTCTTCAGCTTAACAGAGTCTATCCCCAAATTCTTACCaatgaagaagcagaaaag TTCAGGAACCCAAAGGCATCACTCCATACCAGATTCTCGGATCTGTTAAAACACCTCCAAAAGAAAGGAGACAGGCACTGTCAGGAGTTTTACAGGGCTCTGCAGATCAATGCTGAACAGCTGTTTAATGACCTGCCAAGCAGGAAAATCTTGA GCCCAGTGTTTTTCCTGGCATGTTTCAGCGTGGCTGCAGGACTGGCCCTGTTCTGGTACTGCTGCAACTCAg AGCATGTACATGAAAGTCTGGTACATCAGTGGGCTTTGAGACATAACCAAAGACAAAG Ctag
- the CARD19 gene encoding caspase recruitment domain-containing protein 19 isoform X1, which yields MMLYRSYQSYCHRLQHDMYFLTSTSRLNEQVVDKIVLQLNRVYPQILTNEEAEKFRNPKASLHTRFSDLLKHLQKKGDRHCQEFYRALQINAEQLFNDLPSRKILKTPDPTEIDTDKEQYMLNDRGPVFFLACFSVAAGLALFWYCCNSGPGLAVLWGCLEPCTSGGQRCGSCGCSLPSALQQKPGQLTQLFLCGLRANSF from the exons ATCAGTCGTACTGTCATCGGCTGCAGCATGACATGTATTTCCTCACAAGCACCAGCCGTCTGAATGAGCAAGTGGTCGACAAAATTGTTCTTCAGCTTAACAGAGTCTATCCCCAAATTCTTACCaatgaagaagcagaaaag TTCAGGAACCCAAAGGCATCACTCCATACCAGATTCTCGGATCTGTTAAAACACCTCCAAAAGAAAGGAGACAGGCACTGTCAGGAGTTTTACAGGGCTCTGCAGATCAATGCTGAACAGCTGTTTAATGACCTGCCAAGCAGGAAAATCTTGA aaACCCCAGATCCCACAGAGATAGACACTGACAAGGAGCAATATATGCTAAATGACAGGG GCCCAGTGTTTTTCCTGGCATGTTTCAGCGTGGCTGCAGGACTGGCCCTGTTCTGGTACTGCTGCAACTCAg GCCCGGGTTTAGCTGTCCTGTGGGGCTGTCTGGAGCCCTGCACCTCGGGAGGGCAGCGCTGCGGGTCCTGcggctgctccctgcccagcgCTCTGCAGCAGAAACCCGGACAGCTGACACAACTCTTCCTCTGTGGGCTCCGAGCTAATTCATTTTAA
- the CARD19 gene encoding caspase recruitment domain-containing protein 19 isoform X3, translating to MYFLTSTSRLNEQVVDKIVLQLNRVYPQILTNEEAEKFRNPKASLHTRFSDLLKHLQKKGDRHCQEFYRALQINAEQLFNDLPSRKILKTPDPTEIDTDKEQYMLNDRGPVFFLACFSVAAGLALFWYCCNSGPGLAVLWGCLEPCTSGGQRCGSCGCSLPSALQQKPGQLTQLFLCGLRANSF from the exons ATGTATTTCCTCACAAGCACCAGCCGTCTGAATGAGCAAGTGGTCGACAAAATTGTTCTTCAGCTTAACAGAGTCTATCCCCAAATTCTTACCaatgaagaagcagaaaag TTCAGGAACCCAAAGGCATCACTCCATACCAGATTCTCGGATCTGTTAAAACACCTCCAAAAGAAAGGAGACAGGCACTGTCAGGAGTTTTACAGGGCTCTGCAGATCAATGCTGAACAGCTGTTTAATGACCTGCCAAGCAGGAAAATCTTGA aaACCCCAGATCCCACAGAGATAGACACTGACAAGGAGCAATATATGCTAAATGACAGGG GCCCAGTGTTTTTCCTGGCATGTTTCAGCGTGGCTGCAGGACTGGCCCTGTTCTGGTACTGCTGCAACTCAg GCCCGGGTTTAGCTGTCCTGTGGGGCTGTCTGGAGCCCTGCACCTCGGGAGGGCAGCGCTGCGGGTCCTGcggctgctccctgcccagcgCTCTGCAGCAGAAACCCGGACAGCTGACACAACTCTTCCTCTGTGGGCTCCGAGCTAATTCATTTTAA
- the CARD19 gene encoding caspase recruitment domain-containing protein 19 isoform X4, whose amino-acid sequence MMLYRSYQSYCHRLQHDMYFLTSTSRLNEQVVDKIVLQLNRVYPQILTNEEAEKFRNPKASLHTRFSDLLKHLQKKGDRHCQEFYRALQINAEQLFNDLPSRKILSPVFFLACFSVAAGLALFWYCCNSGPGLAVLWGCLEPCTSGGQRCGSCGCSLPSALQQKPGQLTQLFLCGLRANSF is encoded by the exons ATCAGTCGTACTGTCATCGGCTGCAGCATGACATGTATTTCCTCACAAGCACCAGCCGTCTGAATGAGCAAGTGGTCGACAAAATTGTTCTTCAGCTTAACAGAGTCTATCCCCAAATTCTTACCaatgaagaagcagaaaag TTCAGGAACCCAAAGGCATCACTCCATACCAGATTCTCGGATCTGTTAAAACACCTCCAAAAGAAAGGAGACAGGCACTGTCAGGAGTTTTACAGGGCTCTGCAGATCAATGCTGAACAGCTGTTTAATGACCTGCCAAGCAGGAAAATCTTGA GCCCAGTGTTTTTCCTGGCATGTTTCAGCGTGGCTGCAGGACTGGCCCTGTTCTGGTACTGCTGCAACTCAg GCCCGGGTTTAGCTGTCCTGTGGGGCTGTCTGGAGCCCTGCACCTCGGGAGGGCAGCGCTGCGGGTCCTGcggctgctccctgcccagcgCTCTGCAGCAGAAACCCGGACAGCTGACACAACTCTTCCTCTGTGGGCTCCGAGCTAATTCATTTTAA
- the CARD19 gene encoding caspase recruitment domain-containing protein 19 isoform X2, with protein MMLYRSYQSYCHRLQHDMYFLTSTSRLNEQVVDKIVLQLNRVYPQILTNEEAEKFRNPKASLHTRFSDLLKHLQKKGDRHCQEFYRALQINAEQLFNDLPSRKILKTPDPTEIDTDKEQYMLNDRGPVFFLACFSVAAGLALFWYCCNSETQVIGRARRILGFSPIIIGRHVRNICLLYLEDMSRN; from the exons ATCAGTCGTACTGTCATCGGCTGCAGCATGACATGTATTTCCTCACAAGCACCAGCCGTCTGAATGAGCAAGTGGTCGACAAAATTGTTCTTCAGCTTAACAGAGTCTATCCCCAAATTCTTACCaatgaagaagcagaaaag TTCAGGAACCCAAAGGCATCACTCCATACCAGATTCTCGGATCTGTTAAAACACCTCCAAAAGAAAGGAGACAGGCACTGTCAGGAGTTTTACAGGGCTCTGCAGATCAATGCTGAACAGCTGTTTAATGACCTGCCAAGCAGGAAAATCTTGA aaACCCCAGATCCCACAGAGATAGACACTGACAAGGAGCAATATATGCTAAATGACAGGG GCCCAGTGTTTTTCCTGGCATGTTTCAGCGTGGCTGCAGGACTGGCCCTGTTCTGGTACTGCTGCAACTCAg AAACGCAAGTCATAGGAAGAGCCAGGAGAATCTTGGGCTTTTCTCCTATTATCATAGGAAGACATGttagaaatatttgtttgttgTATTTGGAAGACATGTCAAGAAATTAA
- the CARD19 gene encoding caspase recruitment domain-containing protein 19 isoform X7, protein MMLYRSYQSYCHRLQHDMYFLTSTSRLNEQVVDKIVLQLNRVYPQILTNEEAEKFRNPKASLHTRFSDLLKHLQKKGDRHCQEFYRALQINAEQLFNDLPSRKILSPVFFLACFSVAAGLALFWYCCNSETQVIGRARRILGFSPIIIGRHVRNICLLYLEDMSRN, encoded by the exons ATCAGTCGTACTGTCATCGGCTGCAGCATGACATGTATTTCCTCACAAGCACCAGCCGTCTGAATGAGCAAGTGGTCGACAAAATTGTTCTTCAGCTTAACAGAGTCTATCCCCAAATTCTTACCaatgaagaagcagaaaag TTCAGGAACCCAAAGGCATCACTCCATACCAGATTCTCGGATCTGTTAAAACACCTCCAAAAGAAAGGAGACAGGCACTGTCAGGAGTTTTACAGGGCTCTGCAGATCAATGCTGAACAGCTGTTTAATGACCTGCCAAGCAGGAAAATCTTGA GCCCAGTGTTTTTCCTGGCATGTTTCAGCGTGGCTGCAGGACTGGCCCTGTTCTGGTACTGCTGCAACTCAg AAACGCAAGTCATAGGAAGAGCCAGGAGAATCTTGGGCTTTTCTCCTATTATCATAGGAAGACATGttagaaatatttgtttgttgTATTTGGAAGACATGTCAAGAAATTAA
- the CARD19 gene encoding caspase recruitment domain-containing protein 19 isoform X9: MMLYRSYQSYCHRLQHDMYFLTSTSRLNEQVVDKIVLQLNRVYPQILTNEEAEKFRNPKASLHTRFSDLLKHLQKKGDRHCQEFYRALQINAEQLFNDLPSRKILKTPDPTEIDTDKEQYMLNDRGPVFFLACFSVAAGLALFWYCCNSDAAS; the protein is encoded by the exons ATCAGTCGTACTGTCATCGGCTGCAGCATGACATGTATTTCCTCACAAGCACCAGCCGTCTGAATGAGCAAGTGGTCGACAAAATTGTTCTTCAGCTTAACAGAGTCTATCCCCAAATTCTTACCaatgaagaagcagaaaag TTCAGGAACCCAAAGGCATCACTCCATACCAGATTCTCGGATCTGTTAAAACACCTCCAAAAGAAAGGAGACAGGCACTGTCAGGAGTTTTACAGGGCTCTGCAGATCAATGCTGAACAGCTGTTTAATGACCTGCCAAGCAGGAAAATCTTGA aaACCCCAGATCCCACAGAGATAGACACTGACAAGGAGCAATATATGCTAAATGACAGGG GCCCAGTGTTTTTCCTGGCATGTTTCAGCGTGGCTGCAGGACTGGCCCTGTTCTGGTACTGCTGCAACTCAg atgCTGCTTCCTag
- the CARD19 gene encoding caspase recruitment domain-containing protein 19 isoform X8, giving the protein MMLYRSYQSYCHRLQHDMYFLTSTSRLNEQVVDKIVLQLNRVYPQILTNEEAEKFRNPKASLHTRFSDLLKHLQKKGDRHCQEFYRALQINAEQLFNDLPSRKILTETGGRPFSAQGGCRVIPHPSLNPSELGKSGPILPQNFRGAPVPADWTSRQLEGNALI; this is encoded by the exons ATCAGTCGTACTGTCATCGGCTGCAGCATGACATGTATTTCCTCACAAGCACCAGCCGTCTGAATGAGCAAGTGGTCGACAAAATTGTTCTTCAGCTTAACAGAGTCTATCCCCAAATTCTTACCaatgaagaagcagaaaag TTCAGGAACCCAAAGGCATCACTCCATACCAGATTCTCGGATCTGTTAAAACACCTCCAAAAGAAAGGAGACAGGCACTGTCAGGAGTTTTACAGGGCTCTGCAGATCAATGCTGAACAGCTGTTTAATGACCTGCCAAGCAGGAAAATCTTGA CAGAAACTGGTGGAAGACCGTTTTCTGcacagggaggctgcagagtTATTCCACATCCATCCCTGAACCCCTCTGAACTGGGGAAGTCTGGGCCCATCCTGCCTCAGAATTTCAGAGGAGCCCCAGTCCCAGCTGACTGGACTTCACGGCAGCTTGAAGGCAATGCTTTGATCTGA
- the CARD19 gene encoding caspase recruitment domain-containing protein 19 isoform X6 gives MMLYRSYQSYCHRLQHDMYFLTSTSRLNEQVVDKIVLQLNRVYPQILTNEEAEKFRNPKASLHTRFSDLLKHLQKKGDRHCQEFYRALQINAEQLFNDLPSRKILTICIYPAETGGRPFSAQGGCRVIPHPSLNPSELGKSGPILPQNFRGAPVPADWTSRQLEGNALI, from the exons ATCAGTCGTACTGTCATCGGCTGCAGCATGACATGTATTTCCTCACAAGCACCAGCCGTCTGAATGAGCAAGTGGTCGACAAAATTGTTCTTCAGCTTAACAGAGTCTATCCCCAAATTCTTACCaatgaagaagcagaaaag TTCAGGAACCCAAAGGCATCACTCCATACCAGATTCTCGGATCTGTTAAAACACCTCCAAAAGAAAGGAGACAGGCACTGTCAGGAGTTTTACAGGGCTCTGCAGATCAATGCTGAACAGCTGTTTAATGACCTGCCAAGCAGGAAAATCTTGA cAATTTGTATCTACCCAGCAGAAACTGGTGGAAGACCGTTTTCTGcacagggaggctgcagagtTATTCCACATCCATCCCTGAACCCCTCTGAACTGGGGAAGTCTGGGCCCATCCTGCCTCAGAATTTCAGAGGAGCCCCAGTCCCAGCTGACTGGACTTCACGGCAGCTTGAAGGCAATGCTTTGATCTGA
- the CARD19 gene encoding caspase recruitment domain-containing protein 19 isoform X5, with product MMLYRSYQSYCHRLQHDMYFLTSTSRLNEQVVDKIVLQLNRVYPQILTNEEAEKFRNPKASLHTRFSDLLKHLQKKGDRHCQEFYRALQINAEQLFNDLPSRKILKAICIYPAETGGRPFSAQGGCRVIPHPSLNPSELGKSGPILPQNFRGAPVPADWTSRQLEGNALI from the exons ATCAGTCGTACTGTCATCGGCTGCAGCATGACATGTATTTCCTCACAAGCACCAGCCGTCTGAATGAGCAAGTGGTCGACAAAATTGTTCTTCAGCTTAACAGAGTCTATCCCCAAATTCTTACCaatgaagaagcagaaaag TTCAGGAACCCAAAGGCATCACTCCATACCAGATTCTCGGATCTGTTAAAACACCTCCAAAAGAAAGGAGACAGGCACTGTCAGGAGTTTTACAGGGCTCTGCAGATCAATGCTGAACAGCTGTTTAATGACCTGCCAAGCAGGAAAATCTTGA aagcAATTTGTATCTACCCAGCAGAAACTGGTGGAAGACCGTTTTCTGcacagggaggctgcagagtTATTCCACATCCATCCCTGAACCCCTCTGAACTGGGGAAGTCTGGGCCCATCCTGCCTCAGAATTTCAGAGGAGCCCCAGTCCCAGCTGACTGGACTTCACGGCAGCTTGAAGGCAATGCTTTGATCTGA